In a single window of the Streptomyces sp. NBC_00094 genome:
- a CDS encoding DUF4139 domain-containing protein produces the protein MTAEAVQRWGSVLDSVVVYAQGAVCRRLARGRVSPDGRVRVTGLPRSLDPGSLRARVLDGPGVRVTGARVEVEAEPLPAGTPDELRREVDRLGDVFAATQERLERQTKLIAEVVSLRPVAPARKRDDPHRRAPVDAWLELADFVDERLTRLHARLVELEEALETVGHELDVASDRLRRASTDAPSAHVETSVCAVLTLDGTGDGAGSGTGTGTGASDVAGEGEVTVELEYGVPGAVWVPTYRLTHRQGDDTGRLVLRASVAQRTGEDWAGVRIALATADLRRRTDLPRLRSMRIGRRQAAPAPSGWREPPAGLADLFSGYGAEGPRPTSPGPSSAAAAGSAYAPGSAPGPVTPPPPPPAPQAYGAPPTGFGGGMPALTGLPAHDRSFTGAPAPLARMAPSAPAAPGAAAPVPPPPPPGPPQPSGAELDYAGLVLCGPDENAGRRGRLFPDAPVDPVAAEYRRRAEAVAALPLPGRTVRPRRSAGSFDHRFDAAARADIPSDGTWHTVTVGEIAVGLRTEYLTVPSVEQTVYATLVLSNATDQALLAGPVEVTVDDDFLLTAALPTLAPGGVRRVGLGPAEGIRVTRRTNLRESTSGLRNNTTVLDHRVHVELANRLPRPVTVEVRERVPVTSEPDVRIEERADWTAPGNGTGPDRHAPGTRVWRVDLPAGATTALDGGYEIRIPTGKALVGGNRRS, from the coding sequence TACGCGTGACCGGCGCGCGGGTGGAGGTCGAAGCCGAACCGCTCCCCGCCGGTACGCCCGACGAGTTGCGGCGCGAGGTCGACCGGCTCGGCGACGTGTTCGCGGCTACGCAGGAACGACTGGAACGGCAGACGAAGCTGATCGCGGAGGTCGTCTCCCTGCGCCCGGTCGCCCCGGCCCGCAAGCGCGACGACCCGCACCGCCGCGCCCCGGTCGACGCGTGGCTGGAGCTGGCCGACTTCGTCGACGAGCGGCTCACACGCCTCCACGCCCGACTCGTCGAGCTGGAGGAGGCGCTCGAGACCGTCGGGCACGAGCTCGACGTCGCGTCGGACCGGCTCCGCCGCGCCTCCACCGACGCCCCGTCGGCACACGTGGAGACCTCGGTCTGCGCGGTACTGACCCTCGACGGAACCGGAGACGGAGCCGGATCCGGGACCGGGACCGGGACCGGCGCCAGTGACGTGGCCGGGGAGGGGGAGGTGACGGTGGAGTTGGAGTACGGGGTGCCGGGCGCCGTCTGGGTGCCGACGTACCGTCTCACCCACCGTCAGGGCGACGACACCGGCCGTCTGGTGCTGCGCGCCTCGGTCGCGCAACGCACCGGCGAGGACTGGGCGGGCGTGCGCATCGCCCTGGCCACCGCCGACCTGCGGCGCCGGACCGACCTGCCGAGGCTCCGCTCGATGCGCATCGGGCGGCGACAGGCCGCCCCTGCGCCGTCCGGCTGGCGCGAGCCTCCGGCCGGGCTCGCCGATCTGTTCTCCGGTTACGGCGCGGAGGGCCCCCGCCCGACCTCGCCCGGCCCGTCCTCGGCCGCCGCGGCGGGCTCCGCATACGCCCCCGGCTCCGCACCCGGTCCCGTTACGCCACCGCCACCGCCTCCGGCGCCGCAGGCCTACGGCGCTCCCCCGACAGGGTTCGGCGGTGGGATGCCCGCTCTGACCGGGCTGCCCGCCCACGACCGGTCCTTCACGGGCGCCCCGGCCCCCCTCGCCCGCATGGCTCCGTCCGCGCCGGCGGCTCCCGGGGCCGCCGCGCCCGTGCCTCCGCCTCCGCCGCCCGGCCCGCCGCAGCCGAGCGGTGCCGAACTCGACTACGCCGGCCTCGTCCTGTGCGGACCCGACGAGAACGCCGGTCGCCGGGGCCGGCTGTTCCCCGACGCTCCCGTCGACCCGGTGGCCGCCGAGTACCGGCGCCGCGCCGAAGCGGTGGCCGCGCTGCCGCTGCCCGGGCGGACCGTGCGACCCCGCCGGTCGGCGGGCTCGTTCGACCACCGCTTCGACGCCGCCGCCCGCGCCGACATCCCGTCGGACGGCACCTGGCACACCGTCACCGTGGGCGAGATCGCGGTCGGTCTGCGCACCGAGTACCTGACCGTACCGTCCGTCGAGCAGACGGTGTACGCGACGCTGGTGCTCTCCAACGCCACCGACCAGGCCCTCCTCGCCGGCCCGGTGGAGGTCACCGTCGACGACGACTTCCTGCTCACCGCCGCGCTGCCCACGCTCGCGCCCGGCGGCGTCCGCCGGGTGGGGCTCGGGCCCGCCGAGGGCATCCGGGTCACCCGCCGCACGAACCTGCGCGAGTCGACCTCCGGTCTGCGCAACAACACCACCGTGCTCGACCACCGCGTCCACGTGGAGCTGGCCAACCGGCTCCCGAGGCCCGTCACCGTCGAGGTCCGTGAGCGGGTTCCGGTGACCTCCGAACCGGACGTACGGATCGAGGAGCGCGCCGACTGGACGGCGCCCGGGAACGGCACGGGTCCCGATCGTCACGCACCCGGCACCCGCGTCTGGCGGGTCGACCTGCCCGCAGGCGCCACCACCGCCCTCGACGGCGGCTACGAGATCCGCATCCCGACCGGCAAGGCCCTGGTCGGCGGCAACCGCAGGAGTTGA